The DNA window TGCAGCCGACCGAGCTATTTGTCTCGCAGGTGGTGAAGGCCGAGCGCCGCAAGGTGTTTGCCGCCTGGACGAATCCCGAGCTTGTCCGGCAATGGTGGGGCCCACCGCCCTTTACATGCCCGGTCGCCGAGATCGACCTCAGGGTGGGCGGCAGCTACCGGCTTGCAAACCTGGGGCCGGATGGTCAGATCATATGGATCAGCGGCACGTTCACCCGCGTCGAAGTTCCGGACGCGCTGAGTTACACTTGGATGCTAGACACGCACAGCTCCGGGCCTTCTCTGCTGCATGTCAATTTCTTCGATCACCCCGATGGTACCGAAGTTCGCATTCACCATGAGCGCTTCGCCGATGTAACTGTGCGCGACGAACATGCCTTGGGCTGGCAGGGCTGTCTCGGCAAATTTGCACTGTTTGCGGCTGCCAACATGCGTTGACCGTATCAGTCCCCGGTCACTTCCTCTGCCCGGATGCGGCCGCGATATTCACGTACTTTGGCTCTGTTGCCGCACGTATCCATCGAACACCAGCGGCGAGGCTTCGACCTCGAGCTGTCAAGGAAAAAGCCGCCGCAAGGATCGCCTTCGCATCGGCCGATACGCCTCTCGATGGGTATGAGTTCGAGGCTCGCAATCGCCAGAGCTACGCGTCTAACCGGTAGCATGAAGCGCGATCCAGGATCGCTGTTCCTGCCGGGCACCTTCTCCGAATGCAGTCCGCCATCACCGAGCATCTCAGCCAGTAATGTGCGTAGCGCCTGCATCGTTTCGTCCATCCGGGGGGAACTCATTCGATGCTCAAGCCGATCACGCCAGATTCGACGCAGGTACAAGGCGGCACGATGTGCCGATGCGGCGTCGTCGGGATTGTCGGGCGCCTGGCCTTGCAGCAAGCCAACCTCCTCCTCAGTCAGGAGCCCGGCCGGCAACGACCATTCCACCAGGGCAGAATAGCTGGGGATGAAATCGACCTGACTGCCGCCCCGCCAGTGCAAGGTGTTGGCGAAATCGAGCGCCGGATCCCCGGCCAACATCCGCATCCGTCCAAGGTCGGAAAAATACGCGCGCAGCGCGGGCAAAGGGGCTGCTG is part of the Sinorhizobium sp. RAC02 genome and encodes:
- a CDS encoding SRPBCC domain-containing protein, whose translation is MQPTELFVSQVVKAERRKVFAAWTNPELVRQWWGPPPFTCPVAEIDLRVGGSYRLANLGPDGQIIWISGTFTRVEVPDALSYTWMLDTHSSGPSLLHVNFFDHPDGTEVRIHHERFADVTVRDEHALGWQGCLGKFALFAAANMR
- a CDS encoding CGNR zinc finger domain-containing protein encodes the protein MPALRAYFSDLGRMRMLAGDPALDFANTLHWRGGSQVDFIPSYSALVEWSLPAGLLTEEEVGLLQGQAPDNPDDAASAHRAALYLRRIWRDRLEHRMSSPRMDETMQALRTLLAEMLGDGGLHSEKVPGRNSDPGSRFMLPVRRVALAIASLELIPIERRIGRCEGDPCGGFFLDSSRSKPRRWCSMDTCGNRAKVREYRGRIRAEEVTGD